A genomic window from Catenulispora sp. EB89 includes:
- a CDS encoding serine protease, with protein sequence MKHRRHGLLLAITALALSVSATACSGGSSGQSAEASSASSSAAAAAKVVTHVMETSPVDPHTILRPGAPGTGLIPTGAGADGTVSAQSFDGVPKVGAVFFSVGGVVSAHYCTGSVVHSASGNLIVTAGHCVYDKLFAGWQNHVVFVPGYHDDIAPYGLWAATTAYVDAGWVNKEDPDSDIAFLKVRKVGGGTQTLESVTGADTFTTSPGYENAVSVAAYPLTASKPVGCANKTKKASDTQLELDCEGLPDGASGSPFIASGDRLVGVLGGYEQGGNTPNTSYSIYFTDKIAKIYLATAGS encoded by the coding sequence ATGAAGCACCGCCGCCATGGTCTCCTGCTCGCTATCACCGCCCTCGCCTTGTCGGTGTCGGCGACCGCCTGCTCCGGCGGCTCCTCCGGCCAGAGCGCGGAGGCCAGTTCGGCTTCCAGCAGTGCTGCGGCCGCGGCGAAGGTGGTCACGCATGTGATGGAGACCAGTCCCGTAGACCCGCACACGATTCTGCGCCCGGGGGCCCCGGGCACCGGCCTGATACCGACCGGCGCCGGAGCGGACGGGACGGTGTCCGCGCAGTCCTTCGACGGCGTTCCGAAGGTCGGCGCGGTGTTCTTCAGCGTCGGCGGCGTGGTGTCGGCGCACTACTGCACCGGCAGCGTCGTGCACAGCGCGTCGGGGAACCTGATCGTCACCGCCGGGCACTGCGTCTACGACAAGCTGTTCGCCGGGTGGCAGAACCACGTCGTGTTCGTGCCCGGGTACCACGACGACATCGCGCCGTACGGGCTGTGGGCGGCCACGACGGCGTATGTGGACGCGGGGTGGGTGAACAAGGAGGACCCGGATTCCGACATAGCGTTCCTCAAGGTGCGCAAGGTCGGCGGCGGGACACAGACGCTGGAGAGCGTCACCGGGGCGGACACGTTCACCACGTCGCCGGGGTACGAGAACGCGGTCAGCGTGGCGGCCTATCCGCTGACGGCCTCGAAGCCGGTCGGCTGCGCGAACAAGACGAAGAAGGCCTCCGACACGCAGCTGGAGCTGGACTGCGAGGGGCTGCCGGACGGCGCCAGCGGGAGCCCGTTCATCGCCTCGGGGGACCGGCTGGTCGGCGTGCTCGGCGGGTACGAACAGGGCGGGAACACGCCGAACACCTCGTACAGCATCTACTTCACGGACAAGATCGCGAAGATCTACCTGGCCACCGCCGGGTCTTGA
- a CDS encoding helix-turn-helix domain-containing protein, with protein MDVRAPSPPARRPAAGRGGLDLHELEVPEAAVLPFAVGSFQRIGALSLADFPHRHTFYEIVLVTAGRGRHVVDSQPWPITPPHFGVIVPGQVHHWEGARGIEGSVLLFNEDFLVRHPEDVAVLQALPGLSWLSPSGAQMAGLLGLASEMERELRAGDRGHEGVLRAYLHILIVRAARIAGALDASASGAGTGAVLPVSELVDRFLRLIAAPGQGSRTLISYAREIGVSPGYLHELVREQTGLTPGRLTRRRRVLEAKRLLTGTDLTIRQVSDQAGFGDPAYFCRFFRRETGLSPGEFRRRAGGIHHDPVV; from the coding sequence ATGGACGTTCGAGCTCCGTCGCCTCCCGCGCGCCGGCCGGCGGCCGGCCGGGGCGGACTGGACCTGCATGAGCTGGAGGTTCCGGAGGCCGCCGTCCTGCCGTTCGCGGTCGGGTCGTTCCAGCGCATAGGAGCGTTGTCGCTGGCCGATTTCCCGCATCGGCACACGTTCTACGAGATCGTGCTGGTGACGGCCGGGCGCGGGCGGCACGTCGTGGACTCCCAGCCGTGGCCGATCACGCCGCCGCACTTCGGGGTGATCGTGCCGGGGCAGGTGCACCACTGGGAGGGCGCGCGCGGCATCGAGGGCTCGGTGCTGCTGTTCAACGAGGACTTCCTGGTCCGGCATCCCGAGGACGTCGCGGTGCTGCAGGCGCTGCCCGGGCTGAGCTGGCTGAGCCCGAGCGGCGCGCAGATGGCCGGGCTGCTGGGGCTGGCCTCGGAGATGGAGCGTGAGCTGCGGGCGGGCGATCGCGGGCACGAAGGGGTGTTGCGGGCGTATCTGCACATTCTGATCGTGCGCGCGGCGCGGATCGCGGGGGCGCTCGATGCGTCGGCATCCGGTGCTGGAACCGGCGCGGTCTTGCCGGTGAGCGAGCTGGTCGACCGGTTCCTGCGGCTGATCGCGGCGCCGGGGCAGGGGAGCCGGACGCTGATCTCGTACGCGCGCGAGATCGGGGTGTCGCCGGGGTACCTGCACGAGCTGGTGCGGGAGCAGACCGGTCTGACGCCGGGGCGGCTGACGCGGCGCCGCCGGGTGCTGGAGGCCAAGCGGCTGCTGACCGGGACCGATCTGACCATCCGGCAGGTCTCGGACCAGGCCGGGTTCGGCGATCCGGCGTACTTCTGCCGGTTCTTCCGGCGGGAGACCGGGCTCAGCCCGGGGGAGTTCCGGCGGCGCGCCGGAGGAATACACCACGATCCCGTGGTCTAG
- a CDS encoding carbohydrate-binding protein — translation MSVPGDPPGITRKTLLKAAVATGLAAPLVVAGGAFGTDAPTAGRRTEQVAYGPNGPRAVTPACHDGDAPTVDQTEGPYFKPDSPQRTVLATPDTPGTPLTVTGVIYGLSCLPIAAALLDFWQADDGGNYDMSGFDFRGHQYTDANGAFTLTTVVPGLYPGRTKHIHVKVQAPNQPILTTQLYFPGVPENDTDSIFDARLLMDVTQQGAGEAAAFDFVLNVQQDPGGGSPPPSTSWVAGHAYSAGDTVTYNGTTYVCLQAHTSQTGWEPPNAPSLWQAQQAS, via the coding sequence ATGTCCGTCCCCGGGGACCCGCCTGGAATCACCCGCAAAACCCTGCTGAAGGCCGCCGTCGCCACCGGCCTCGCCGCCCCGCTCGTCGTCGCCGGCGGCGCGTTCGGCACCGACGCCCCGACCGCCGGTCGCCGCACCGAGCAGGTCGCCTACGGCCCGAACGGCCCGCGTGCCGTCACCCCGGCCTGCCACGACGGCGACGCCCCGACCGTCGACCAGACCGAGGGGCCGTACTTCAAACCGGACTCGCCGCAGCGCACCGTGCTGGCCACCCCCGACACGCCCGGAACGCCGCTGACCGTGACCGGTGTGATCTACGGCCTGTCGTGCCTGCCGATCGCCGCCGCGCTGCTGGACTTCTGGCAGGCCGACGACGGCGGCAACTACGACATGTCCGGGTTCGACTTCCGCGGCCACCAGTACACCGACGCCAACGGCGCGTTCACGCTGACCACGGTCGTGCCCGGCCTGTATCCCGGGCGCACCAAGCACATCCACGTCAAGGTGCAGGCGCCGAACCAGCCGATCCTCACCACGCAGCTGTACTTCCCGGGCGTCCCGGAGAACGACACGGACAGCATCTTCGACGCGCGCCTGCTGATGGACGTCACGCAGCAGGGCGCGGGCGAGGCGGCCGCGTTCGACTTCGTTCTGAACGTGCAGCAGGACCCCGGCGGAGGCTCGCCCCCGCCGAGCACGAGCTGGGTCGCCGGCCACGCGTACAGCGCGGGCGACACGGTCACGTACAACGGCACGACGTACGTGTGCCTGCAGGCGCACACCTCCCAGACCGGCTGGGAACCCCCGAACGCCCCGTCGCTCTGGCAGGCCCAGCAGGCCTCCTGA
- a CDS encoding RecQ family ATP-dependent DNA helicase yields the protein MSNTSAPAPDSSPAVREEAEALLRRLAGESARLREDQWTAIHALVEERRRALVVQRTGWGKSAVYFVATALLRARGAGPTVIVSPLLALMRNQIEAAERAGIRARTINSANLHEWEEIQGEVAAGEVDVLLISPERLNNPDFRDEVLPKLASEVGLLVVDEAHTVSDWGHDFRPDYRRIRTFLADLPPGVPVLATTATANARVVADVAEQLGTHSEADTLVLRGTLDRESLSLHVVRLGSPEERFAFLAEHLPELPGSGIIYTLTVAATDEVATFLRSRGFEVASYSGRTEDAERRQAEADLLGNRIKALVATSALGMGFDKPDLGFVVHLGAPNSPIAYYQQVGRAGRGVDHAEVLLLPGQEDRAIWQYFASLAFPPEQQVRATLDALAAAGRPLSTAALEPRVDLRRSRLETMLKVLDVDGAVRRVKGGWVSTGESWEYDGERYARVAAARETEQRSMIEYETTDECRMTFLRRQLDDPAIEGPCGRCDNCAGARFNASVSGEGAAAARAALAKPGVEIAARKLWPTGMAALGVALTGKIPPGESAETGRALGRLTDLGWGTRLRELLADGTADRALPEPMVDGIVKVLAAWGWKQRPTAVVSIGSHSRPTLIADTARRIAAIGRLEYLGAVDPAPAPGQARRGNSAQRLKQVHDAFTISAELAAAVAAAEGPVLLVDDRVDTGWTMTVAARMLRQAGADEVLPFALAMEA from the coding sequence ATGAGCAACACCAGCGCACCCGCCCCCGACTCGTCCCCCGCCGTCCGCGAGGAGGCCGAAGCGCTGCTGCGGCGGTTGGCCGGGGAGTCGGCGCGGCTGCGGGAGGACCAGTGGACGGCGATCCACGCGCTGGTGGAGGAGCGGCGGCGGGCGCTAGTCGTGCAGCGGACCGGGTGGGGGAAGTCCGCGGTGTACTTCGTCGCCACCGCTTTGCTGCGGGCTCGGGGGGCGGGGCCGACGGTGATCGTCTCGCCGCTTTTGGCCTTGATGCGGAACCAGATCGAGGCCGCGGAGCGCGCTGGGATCCGGGCGCGGACCATCAACTCGGCGAACCTGCACGAGTGGGAGGAGATCCAGGGCGAGGTCGCGGCCGGCGAGGTTGACGTGCTGCTGATCTCCCCGGAGCGGCTGAACAACCCCGATTTCCGGGACGAGGTGCTACCGAAGCTGGCCTCGGAGGTCGGGCTGCTGGTCGTGGACGAGGCGCACACGGTTAGTGATTGGGGACACGATTTTAGACCCGATTATCGCCGTATTCGTACGTTCTTGGCCGATCTGCCGCCCGGCGTGCCGGTGCTGGCCACGACCGCGACGGCGAACGCGCGCGTGGTCGCCGACGTCGCCGAACAGCTCGGCACGCACAGCGAAGCCGACACGCTGGTGCTGCGTGGGACGCTGGACCGCGAGAGCCTGTCGCTTCACGTGGTGCGCCTCGGCAGCCCCGAGGAGCGGTTCGCGTTCCTGGCCGAGCATCTGCCGGAGCTGCCGGGTTCGGGCATCATCTACACGCTGACGGTCGCGGCTACCGACGAGGTCGCGACGTTCCTGCGCTCCCGCGGGTTCGAGGTCGCCTCCTACTCCGGGCGTACCGAGGACGCCGAGCGGCGGCAGGCCGAGGCGGATCTGCTCGGCAACCGGATCAAGGCGCTGGTCGCCACCTCGGCGCTGGGCATGGGTTTCGACAAGCCGGACCTGGGGTTCGTGGTGCATCTCGGCGCCCCGAACTCGCCGATCGCCTACTACCAGCAGGTCGGGCGCGCCGGCCGTGGCGTGGACCACGCCGAGGTGCTGCTGCTGCCCGGGCAGGAGGACCGGGCGATCTGGCAGTACTTCGCCTCGCTCGCCTTCCCGCCGGAGCAGCAGGTCCGCGCGACGCTGGACGCGCTGGCCGCCGCCGGCCGGCCGCTGTCCACCGCGGCCCTGGAACCGCGCGTCGACCTGCGGCGCTCGCGCCTGGAGACGATGCTGAAGGTGCTCGACGTCGACGGCGCGGTGCGGCGGGTGAAGGGCGGCTGGGTCTCGACCGGCGAGAGCTGGGAGTACGACGGCGAACGCTACGCGCGCGTCGCGGCGGCCCGCGAGACCGAGCAGCGCTCGATGATCGAGTACGAGACCACCGACGAATGCCGCATGACCTTCCTGCGCCGCCAGTTGGACGACCCCGCTATCGAAGGACCGTGTGGGCGTTGCGACAACTGCGCCGGCGCGCGGTTCAACGCGAGCGTCAGCGGCGAGGGCGCGGCGGCGGCGCGCGCCGCCCTGGCCAAACCCGGTGTAGAGATCGCGGCGCGCAAGCTGTGGCCGACCGGGATGGCGGCCCTGGGCGTCGCGTTGACCGGCAAGATCCCGCCGGGCGAGAGCGCGGAGACCGGTCGGGCCCTGGGGCGCCTGACCGATCTGGGCTGGGGCACCCGGCTGCGCGAACTGCTCGCCGACGGCACCGCCGACCGCGCGCTGCCCGAGCCGATGGTCGACGGCATCGTGAAGGTGCTGGCGGCCTGGGGCTGGAAGCAGCGCCCGACAGCAGTGGTCTCGATCGGCTCGCACAGCCGGCCCACCCTGATCGCCGACACCGCACGCCGCATCGCGGCCATCGGACGCCTGGAGTACCTCGGCGCGGTGGACCCGGCCCCGGCACCGGGACAGGCCCGCCGGGGCAACAGCGCACAGCGGCTCAAGCAGGTCCACGACGCCTTCACGATCAGCGCCGAGCTGGCCGCCGCGGTCGCGGCGGCCGAGGGGCCGGTGTTGTTGGTCGACGACCGCGTCGACACCGGATGGACCATGACAGTGGCCGCCCGGATGCTGCGGCAGGCCGGCGCCGACGAAGTGCTGCCGTTCGCGCTGGCGATGGAGGCCTGA
- a CDS encoding Shedu anti-phage system protein SduA domain-containing protein, whose translation MPPRSDWTLELQLEIVRKQCVDVRVAAAVDDVIKHMNGGQSRSRRGGKRLTDLLEAARRLAADGDEWHVVRLLQDSLDYAENRILLPDFEERYRLFRDGARSDTSREFLGRMMAASYIFAVDTLRDFVDENPQANFSDFIAHFESMRDDARLLEAPEDQPGRYRLIRGKAEMALWIERKLRDRVDVEDVRDVARRLVATPEALLALAADEDGMLLLRAAELQQRMAKLGELRKLAEDPGASEHDLQQAFEAQPWIFGGQFIGTAARRSLVLGSEVDVPLLRADGSLHIVELKRAMGLASPLVVRQGASFVPAADVHHAVMQAVTYLVGLDENRHQIRAELGIEARRASATVLIGHPALHPEIPEEQINETLRTMNAHVSRVDVRTYKELIDDAERALGGPTANAGREVPSPVFGMNRTFDR comes from the coding sequence ATGCCGCCGAGATCAGACTGGACACTTGAGCTCCAACTGGAGATCGTCCGCAAGCAATGCGTCGATGTACGCGTGGCGGCGGCGGTAGATGACGTGATCAAGCATATGAACGGCGGTCAGAGCCGGTCCCGACGCGGTGGTAAGCGGCTGACAGATCTGCTGGAAGCCGCTCGTCGGCTGGCTGCGGACGGCGACGAGTGGCATGTGGTCCGGCTGCTGCAAGACTCGCTCGACTACGCCGAGAACAGGATCTTGCTGCCAGACTTTGAAGAGCGCTACCGGCTCTTCCGCGATGGCGCACGTTCCGACACCTCGCGTGAGTTCCTTGGGCGAATGATGGCCGCCTCTTACATCTTTGCCGTGGACACCCTGCGAGACTTCGTGGACGAAAATCCCCAGGCGAACTTCAGTGACTTTATTGCGCACTTCGAGTCGATGCGTGACGACGCACGCTTGCTGGAGGCGCCGGAAGACCAGCCCGGACGGTATCGGCTGATACGCGGGAAGGCCGAGATGGCTCTCTGGATCGAGCGGAAGCTTCGGGATCGGGTCGACGTCGAAGACGTCCGGGACGTCGCCCGGCGTCTGGTCGCCACGCCGGAGGCCCTGTTGGCGCTCGCGGCGGATGAGGACGGGATGCTTCTTCTGCGTGCGGCCGAGCTCCAGCAGCGTATGGCGAAGCTGGGGGAGTTGCGGAAGCTCGCGGAGGATCCGGGTGCTTCCGAACACGACCTGCAGCAGGCGTTCGAGGCGCAGCCTTGGATCTTCGGTGGCCAGTTCATCGGCACGGCCGCTCGACGAAGCCTGGTTCTCGGAAGCGAGGTGGACGTACCGCTGCTTCGAGCCGACGGGTCGCTCCACATCGTGGAGCTCAAGCGCGCGATGGGGCTTGCGTCGCCTCTCGTGGTCCGGCAGGGCGCGTCATTCGTTCCCGCCGCTGACGTTCACCACGCGGTGATGCAGGCCGTCACGTATCTGGTCGGCCTCGATGAGAATCGCCACCAAATTCGGGCCGAGCTGGGTATTGAGGCGCGCCGGGCGAGTGCGACGGTACTCATCGGTCATCCGGCTCTGCATCCGGAGATTCCCGAAGAGCAGATCAACGAGACTCTTCGTACGATGAACGCGCACGTCAGTCGTGTCGACGTGCGGACCTACAAGGAACTGATCGATGACGCTGAGCGTGCTCTCGGTGGTCCTACGGCGAACGCAGGCCGGGAAGTGCCGTCTCCAGTTTTCGGAATGAACCGAACCTTCGACCGGTAG
- a CDS encoding TetR/AcrR family transcriptional regulator: MADKTDKRPRSGGAPAAEGRPAKRADAERTITAILDAALECFGTSPDATVTEIAKAAGIGRVTVYGHFDSLPAIVDALLVRSLTEADATFATLNLESGTATEAMNRLLHAPWLLGRYQGLLAAATAHLGPEKVRRLHDQVFARIEAVVARGRTTGEFRTDLPLPWLTASIYALAHAALAEADAGRVRREEAAELLSRTLLGLLREPGRA, from the coding sequence ATGGCCGACAAGACCGACAAGCGCCCCCGCTCCGGCGGCGCCCCGGCGGCCGAAGGCCGTCCCGCCAAGCGCGCCGACGCCGAGCGGACCATCACCGCCATCCTCGACGCGGCCCTGGAGTGCTTCGGCACCAGCCCCGACGCCACCGTCACCGAGATCGCCAAAGCCGCCGGCATCGGCCGCGTGACGGTCTACGGCCACTTCGACTCCCTCCCCGCCATCGTCGACGCCCTCCTGGTCCGCTCCCTGACCGAGGCCGACGCCACCTTCGCCACCCTGAACCTGGAATCCGGCACCGCCACCGAAGCGATGAACCGCCTCCTGCACGCCCCCTGGCTCCTGGGCCGCTACCAAGGCCTGCTCGCCGCCGCCACCGCCCACCTCGGCCCAGAGAAGGTCCGCCGCCTCCACGACCAGGTCTTCGCCCGCATCGAAGCCGTGGTCGCCCGCGGCCGCACCACCGGCGAATTCCGCACCGACCTCCCCCTCCCCTGGCTGACCGCATCCATCTACGCGCTGGCCCACGCCGCCCTCGCCGAGGCGGACGCCGGGCGCGTGCGGCGCGAGGAGGCGGCGGAGTTGCTGAGTCGGACGCTGCTGGGATTGCTGCGGGAGCCGGGGCGGGCTTGA